From the Syngnathoides biaculeatus isolate LvHL_M chromosome 10, ASM1980259v1, whole genome shotgun sequence genome, one window contains:
- the cpne1 gene encoding LOW QUALITY PROTEIN: copine-1 (The sequence of the model RefSeq protein was modified relative to this genomic sequence to represent the inferred CDS: inserted 1 base in 1 codon): MLKFNQMADCVSKVELTVSCSNLLDKDIGSKSDPLCVLLQRSGKDSWTELCRTEHLQNTSSPSFSQRLRLDYQFETVQNLKLGVYDIDNASRDLGDDDFLGGVEITLGQIVSSKTLTRPLQLKKGKPAGKGTITITAEEIKDNRSIQLELEAKNLDKKDTFGKSDPFLEFFKKGDDGKWQLVHRTEVVKNNLNPSWKKFSVPLQTFCSSDLERPLKVDCSDHDSDGSHDLIGSFTTKVSELQKAAGGSPVAFDCIHPEKQKKKKSYKNSGVVSVKSCKLATQHSFLDYVMGGCQINFTVGIDFTGSNGDPRSPNSLHYLSPDGLNQYLSALWSVGQVVQDYDTDKLFPXFGFGAKLPPDYQAAHHEFALNFNPANPYCQGVQGIVEAYRMVLPQLRLSGPTNFSPIINHVASIASGAAQIDSASQYFILLILTDGEITDLDQTRDAIVRASRLPLSIIIVGVGPADFKAMELLDGDDGVLRSTVGEAVARDIVQFVPFLKYKDAPLETLAKSVLAEVPTQVVSYFKMRGLQPLKVPAKVPAKA; this comes from the exons ATGTTAAAGTTTAACCAG ATGGCAGACTGTGTGTCTAAAGTGGAGCTGACTGTCTCCTGTTCAAACCTGCTGGACAAGGACATAGGGTCCAAGTCGGATCCTTTGTGTGTGCTGCTGCAGCGGTCTGGAAAAGACAGCTGGACTGAG TTATGCCGCACCGAGCATCTTCAGAACACCTCCAGCCCGTCCTTCAGTCAGCGACTCCGTCTGGACTACCAGTTCGAGACGGTGCAGAACCTCAAACTTGGCGTTTACGACATCGACAACGCGTCCCGGGACCTCGGGGACGACGATTTCCTGGGAGGTGTGGAGATCACCCTGGGACAG ATAGTTTCCAGTAAAACGCTGACCAGGCCGCTCCAGCTGAAGAAAGGAAAACCTGCTGGGAAAGGGACCATTACT ATCACCGCAGAGGAGATAAAGGACAATAGATCCATTCAGTTGGAGCTCGAAGCTAAAAATCTTGATAAGAAG gaCACCTTTGGGAAGTCGGACCCCTTCCTGGAGTTTTTCAAGAAAGGAGACGATGGCAAATGGCAGCTGGTCCACAGAACAGAG GTCGTGAAGAACAACCTGAATCCAAGCTGGAAGAAGTTTTCGGTCCCCCTGCAGACGTTTTGCAGCAGCGACCTAGAAAGGCCTCTCAAG GTGGATTGCTCCGACCACGACAGCGACGGCTCGCACGACCTCATCGGCTCGTTCACCACCAAAGTGTCGGAGCTGCAGAAAGCGGCTGGCGGTTCGCCG GTGGCGTTTGATTGCATCCATCCggaaaagcagaagaagaagaagagctaCAAAAACTCTGGGGTGGTTTCTGTGAAGAGCTGCAAG TTAGCCACGCAGCACAGCTTCTTGGACTACGTGATGGGCGGCTGCCAGATCAACTTCACA GTGGGCATCGACTTCACGGGCTCCAACGGGGACCCTCGCTCGCCCAACTCTCTCCACTACTTGAGTCCGGACGGGCTGAACCAGTACTTGTCTGCACTCTGGTCCGTGGGGCAGGTCGTCCAAGACTACGACAC TGATAAACTCTTTC CGTTTGGGTTTGGAGCCAAACTTCCTCCGGACTACCAG GCCGCACATCACGAGTTCGCCCTCAACTTTAACCCCGCCAACCCCTACTGTCAAG GCGTTCAGGGTATCGTGGAGGCCTACAGGATGGTTCTCCCGCAGCTCCGACTCTCCGGGCCCACAAACTTCTCGCCCATCATCAACCACGTGGCCTCCATCGCCTCCGGCGCCGCCCAGATCGACAGCGCCTCC CAATACttcatcctcctcatcctcaccgACGGCGAGATCACCGACCTGGATCAGACCCGGGACGCCATCGTGCGCGCCTCCCGCCTGCCACTGTCCATCATCATCGTGGGGGTGGGGCCGGCCGATTTCAAGGCCATGGAGCTGCTGGACGGGGACGACGGCGTGCTGAGGTCCACCGTGGGGGAGGCCGTCGCCAGGGACATCGTGCAGTTTGTCCCCTTCCTCAAGTACAAAGAC GCGCCCCTGGAGACGCTGGCCAAGTCGGTGCTGGCCGAGGTGCCCACCCAGGTGGTGTCCTACTTCAAAATGAGAGGCCTGCAGCCCCTCAAGGTGCCCGCCAAGGTGCCCGCCAAAGCATAA
- the rims4 gene encoding regulating synaptic membrane exocytosis protein 4 isoform X2 codes for MLEISTVDTEGRKLKGAIQRSTETGLAVEMPSRPPRQASHESIEDSMNSYGSEGNLNYSGMCLASDAQFSDFLDGMGPAQFVGRQTLAMTSMGDVEIGLMERNGGLEVEVVQARGLTVRAGSKGPPAAYIKVYLLENGTCVAKKKTKSARKSLDPLYNQVLVFSESPQGKVLQLIVWGNYGRMERKRFMGVARILLEELDLSSAVIGWYKLFPTSSTVEPTGAPLVRHPSQMSLESAVGPCCERT; via the exons Atgttggaaatatcgactg TGGACACGGAGGGCCGCAAGCTGAAAGGCGCCATCCAGAGGAGCACGGAGACCGGCCTCGCCGTGGAGATGCCGAGTCGGCCGCCGCGCCAGGCCAGCCACGAGTCCATCGAGGACAGCATGAACAGTTACGGCTCGGAGGGCAA ccTGAACTACAGCGGCATGTGCCTGGCCTCCGACGCTCAGTTCAGCGACTTCCTGGACGGGATGGGACCGGCCCAATTTGTCGGCCGGCAGACGCTGGCCATGACGTCCATGG GTGACGTGGAGATCGGCCTGATGGAGAGGAACGGAGGTCTGGAGGTGGAGGTGGTCCAGGCCAGAGGACTCACCGTGAGAGCCGGATCCAAGGGGCCCCCCG CGGCCTACATCAAAGTCTACCTGCTGGAGAACGGGACCTGCGTGGCCAAAAAGAAAACCAAGTCAGCCAGGAAGTCTCTGGACCCTCTTTACAACCAAGTCCTGGTCTTCTCCGAGAGCCCTCAGGGGAAGGTGCTGCAG CTGATCGTTTGGGGCAACTACGGGCGCATGGAGCGCAAGCGCTTCATGGGCGTGGCCCGCATCCTCTTGGAGGAGCTGGACCTGAGCAGCGCGGTGATCGGCTGGTACAAGCTCTTCCCTACCTCGTCCACGGTGGAGCCCACCGGCGCGCCCCTCGTGCGCCACCCGTCGCAGATGTCCCTGGAGAGCGCCGTGGGGCCCTGCTGCGAGCGCACCTGA
- the rims4 gene encoding regulating synaptic membrane exocytosis protein 4 isoform X1: MERSQSRISLSASFEALAIYFPCMNSFDEDDGVDTEGRKLKGAIQRSTETGLAVEMPSRPPRQASHESIEDSMNSYGSEGNLNYSGMCLASDAQFSDFLDGMGPAQFVGRQTLAMTSMGDVEIGLMERNGGLEVEVVQARGLTVRAGSKGPPAAYIKVYLLENGTCVAKKKTKSARKSLDPLYNQVLVFSESPQGKVLQLIVWGNYGRMERKRFMGVARILLEELDLSSAVIGWYKLFPTSSTVEPTGAPLVRHPSQMSLESAVGPCCERT; encoded by the exons ATGGAGCGCTCGCAGAGCCGCATCAGTCTGTCGGCGTCCTTCGAGGCGCTCGCCATCTACTTCCCTTGCATGAACTCCTTCGACGAGGACGACGGAG TGGACACGGAGGGCCGCAAGCTGAAAGGCGCCATCCAGAGGAGCACGGAGACCGGCCTCGCCGTGGAGATGCCGAGTCGGCCGCCGCGCCAGGCCAGCCACGAGTCCATCGAGGACAGCATGAACAGTTACGGCTCGGAGGGCAA ccTGAACTACAGCGGCATGTGCCTGGCCTCCGACGCTCAGTTCAGCGACTTCCTGGACGGGATGGGACCGGCCCAATTTGTCGGCCGGCAGACGCTGGCCATGACGTCCATGG GTGACGTGGAGATCGGCCTGATGGAGAGGAACGGAGGTCTGGAGGTGGAGGTGGTCCAGGCCAGAGGACTCACCGTGAGAGCCGGATCCAAGGGGCCCCCCG CGGCCTACATCAAAGTCTACCTGCTGGAGAACGGGACCTGCGTGGCCAAAAAGAAAACCAAGTCAGCCAGGAAGTCTCTGGACCCTCTTTACAACCAAGTCCTGGTCTTCTCCGAGAGCCCTCAGGGGAAGGTGCTGCAG CTGATCGTTTGGGGCAACTACGGGCGCATGGAGCGCAAGCGCTTCATGGGCGTGGCCCGCATCCTCTTGGAGGAGCTGGACCTGAGCAGCGCGGTGATCGGCTGGTACAAGCTCTTCCCTACCTCGTCCACGGTGGAGCCCACCGGCGCGCCCCTCGTGCGCCACCCGTCGCAGATGTCCCTGGAGAGCGCCGTGGGGCCCTGCTGCGAGCGCACCTGA